The following are from one region of the Bradyrhizobium sediminis genome:
- a CDS encoding S41 family peptidase, translated as MMRKTSVILLSAATGAALTLFVTQPRAVLMGSSARAATSDTYRQLNLFGDVFERVRSDYVEKPDDSKLVESAISGMLTGLDPHSSYMDAKSFRDMQVQTRGEFGGLGIEVTMEDGLIKVVSPIDDTPASKAGIMANDIITNLDDEAVQGLTLNQAVEKMRGPVNTKIRLKIVRKGQDNPIEVTLVRDNIRVRSVRARVESDDIAYIRITTFNEQTTEGLKREIGNLSTQLGDKLKGFIIDLRNNPGGLLEEAVTVSDAFLERGEIVSTRGRNAEETQRRAAHAGDLTKGKQVIVLINGGSASASEIVAGALQDHKRATLVGTRSFGKGSVQTIIPLGSGNGALRLTTARYFTPSGKSIQAKGIVPDIEVVQDVPDELKARTDTKGEASLRGHLKSEGDEKTGSQSYVPPDAKNDKALKMAADLLHGVKVNASAPTGDKAAIDKPANKVAN; from the coding sequence ATGATGCGCAAGACTTCTGTAATTCTCCTTAGCGCCGCTACCGGTGCGGCTTTGACGCTCTTCGTGACCCAGCCCCGCGCGGTGCTGATGGGATCGAGCGCGCGCGCCGCGACCTCGGACACCTATCGCCAGCTCAATCTGTTCGGCGACGTGTTCGAGCGGGTCCGCAGCGACTATGTCGAGAAGCCCGATGACAGCAAGCTGGTCGAATCCGCCATCAGCGGCATGCTGACCGGCCTCGATCCGCATTCGAGCTACATGGACGCCAAGAGCTTCCGCGACATGCAGGTGCAGACCCGCGGTGAATTCGGCGGCCTCGGCATCGAAGTCACGATGGAAGACGGGCTGATCAAGGTGGTCTCGCCGATCGACGACACGCCTGCGTCCAAGGCCGGCATCATGGCCAACGACATCATCACCAATCTCGACGACGAAGCCGTGCAGGGCCTCACCCTCAACCAGGCCGTCGAGAAGATGCGCGGCCCCGTCAACACCAAGATCCGGCTGAAGATCGTTCGCAAGGGCCAGGACAATCCGATCGAGGTCACGCTGGTCCGCGACAACATCCGCGTCCGCTCGGTGCGCGCGCGCGTCGAAAGCGACGACATCGCCTATATCCGCATCACCACCTTCAACGAGCAGACCACCGAAGGATTGAAGCGGGAAATCGGCAACCTCTCGACCCAGCTCGGCGACAAGCTGAAAGGCTTCATCATCGACCTCAGAAACAACCCCGGCGGATTGCTGGAGGAAGCAGTGACAGTTTCCGACGCCTTCCTGGAGCGCGGCGAGATCGTCTCGACCCGCGGCCGCAACGCCGAGGAGACCCAGCGCCGCGCCGCGCATGCGGGCGACCTGACCAAGGGCAAGCAGGTGATCGTGCTGATCAATGGCGGTTCGGCTTCGGCTTCCGAAATCGTCGCCGGCGCGCTGCAGGATCACAAGCGTGCGACGCTGGTCGGCACCCGCTCGTTCGGCAAGGGTTCGGTGCAGACCATCATTCCGCTCGGAAGCGGCAACGGCGCGCTGCGTCTGACCACTGCGCGCTACTTCACGCCGTCGGGCAAATCGATCCAGGCCAAGGGCATCGTTCCCGATATCGAGGTGGTGCAGGACGTGCCCGACGAACTGAAGGCGCGGACTGACACCAAGGGCGAAGCCTCGCTGCGCGGCCATCTGAAGTCCGAGGGCGACGAGAAGACCGGCTCGCAATCCTACGTGCCGCCGGACGCCAAGAACGACAAAGCGCTGAAGATGGCCGCCGACCTGCTGCACGGCGTCAAGGTCAATGCGTCCGCGCCGACTGGCGACAAGGCCGCGATCGACAAGCCCGCCAACAAGGTGGCGAACTGA
- a CDS encoding murein hydrolase activator EnvC family protein, which yields MRPTRTIHSYPDTARRGLLCSVRIPLSIALLSAGFAGIHPLPAAAQVAAAPPQAAAVSPDAIKQREQELEATRAQQKSAAELQARLKADIAAIGQDRSKLNAQLIDIAAQVRGVETRIDDAEARLRPLDSREQQIRGSLDSRRSEIVEVLAALQRAGRRTPPALLVRPEDALQSLRTAMLLGSVVPELRGRAEKLAGDLTELVTLRKTIAAERDRLAIDRDKLKDDQTRLAALVDERQRKQSAIEKDMEAEGARAIALSRQVDSLQGLIGKMEQDLKSAAKAAATASLQGAPAGKPNLGALKDPARLSPAIAFASAKGLFALPVNGTKIREFGGSDGAGGVEKGISLATRAGAQVTTPCDGWVVYAGPFRSYGQLLILNAGGGYHVLIAGMERISVNIGQFVLTGEPVATMGTRSQVASILATNASQPVLYVEFRKDGTPIDPGPWWAASEGEKVRG from the coding sequence ATGCGGCCGACACGGACCATTCATTCGTACCCAGACACCGCCCGCCGCGGCCTGCTGTGTTCGGTCCGCATTCCGCTTTCGATCGCATTATTGTCCGCAGGCTTTGCCGGCATCCATCCCTTGCCGGCGGCCGCCCAGGTCGCTGCGGCGCCGCCGCAGGCGGCGGCGGTTTCACCCGACGCCATCAAGCAGCGCGAGCAGGAACTCGAAGCCACCCGCGCGCAGCAGAAGAGCGCCGCGGAACTGCAGGCCCGTCTCAAGGCTGATATCGCCGCGATCGGGCAGGATCGCAGCAAGCTCAATGCGCAGTTGATCGACATCGCCGCCCAGGTGCGCGGCGTCGAGACGCGGATCGACGACGCCGAAGCACGGCTGCGCCCGCTCGATAGCCGCGAGCAGCAGATTCGCGGCTCGCTGGATTCGCGCCGTTCCGAGATCGTGGAAGTGCTGGCAGCGCTGCAACGCGCGGGAAGGCGCACGCCGCCAGCCCTGCTGGTAAGACCTGAAGATGCGCTGCAATCGCTGCGCACCGCCATGCTGCTCGGATCGGTGGTGCCCGAATTGCGCGGGCGCGCGGAGAAGCTGGCCGGCGATCTCACCGAGCTGGTGACGCTGCGCAAGACCATCGCCGCCGAGCGCGACCGGCTCGCGATCGACCGCGACAAACTGAAGGATGACCAGACGAGGCTCGCCGCCCTGGTCGACGAGCGGCAGCGCAAGCAGAGCGCGATCGAGAAGGACATGGAGGCGGAAGGCGCGCGCGCCATCGCGCTGTCCAGGCAGGTCGACAGCCTGCAGGGCCTGATCGGCAAAATGGAGCAGGACTTGAAGAGCGCCGCGAAGGCGGCTGCAACCGCCAGCCTGCAGGGCGCGCCGGCCGGCAAGCCCAATCTGGGGGCTTTGAAGGACCCGGCCCGGCTTAGCCCGGCCATCGCCTTTGCCTCCGCCAAGGGGCTATTCGCATTGCCGGTTAACGGCACCAAGATCAGGGAATTTGGCGGTTCCGACGGTGCCGGCGGCGTAGAAAAAGGCATTTCTTTGGCAACCCGGGCAGGGGCCCAGGTCACAACACCGTGTGACGGCTGGGTTGTCTATGCCGGCCCGTTCCGCAGCTACGGACAACTCTTGATCCTTAATGCCGGGGGCGGGTATCATGTCTTGATCGCCGGGATGGAGCGCATTTCGGTCAACATCGGCCAGTTTGTACTTACGGGGGAGCCGGTCGCGACCATGGGAACGAGATCCCAGGTTGCATCCATCCTCGCGACGAACGCGAGTCAGCCCGTGCTCTATGTCGAGTTCCGTAAGGACGGCACTCCAATCGATCCAGGCCCATGGTGGGCCGCAAGTGAAGGCGAAAAGGTTCGCGGATGA
- a CDS encoding F0F1 ATP synthase subunit epsilon has product MATFHFDLVSPEKLAFSGEVEQVDVPGIEGDFGVLAGHAPVVAAIRPGILTVTSGGAKQKVIVLGGLAEVSDKGLTVLADVATSLEDLDRARFADTIAEMEAKLTEKDGSELDREIERLDHFKSIQNELSTTAMH; this is encoded by the coding sequence ATGGCCACCTTCCACTTCGATCTCGTCTCGCCTGAAAAACTCGCCTTCTCCGGCGAAGTCGAGCAGGTTGACGTGCCCGGCATCGAGGGCGATTTCGGCGTGCTCGCCGGCCATGCGCCGGTGGTGGCCGCGATCCGGCCGGGGATCCTGACGGTTACATCGGGCGGTGCGAAGCAGAAGGTCATCGTGCTCGGCGGTCTCGCCGAAGTGTCCGACAAGGGGCTCACGGTGCTGGCCGACGTCGCCACCTCGCTCGAGGACCTCGATCGGGCCCGGTTCGCCGATACCATTGCCGAGATGGAAGCCAAGCTCACCGAGAAAGACGGCTCGGAACTGGACCGCGAGATCGAGCGGCTTGATCACTTCAAGAGCATCCAGAACGAGCTCAGCACGACGGCGATGCACTAA
- the atpD gene encoding F0F1 ATP synthase subunit beta: protein MATPANQTGRITQVIGAVVDVQFEGHLPAILNAIETKNGGNRLVLEVAQHLGESTVRTIAMDTTEGLVRGQEVSDTGFPIRVPVGAGTLGRIMNVIGEPVDEQGPVKAEDMRAIHQEAPLYTDQSTEAEILVTGIKVVDLLAPYAKGGKIGLFGGAGVGKTVLIQELINNVARAHGGYSVFAGVGERTREGNDLYHEFIESGVNKKGGGEGSKCALVYGQMNEPPGARARVGLTGLTVAEHFRDQGQDVLFFVDNIFRFTQAGSEVSALLGRIPSAVGYQPTLATDMGALQERITTTHKGSITSVQAIYVPADDLTDPAPATSFAHLDATTVLNRAISEKGIYPAVDPLDSTSRMLSPLIVGEEHYQTARMVQQVLQRYKSLQDIIAILGMDELSEEDKIAVARARKIERFLSQPFFVAEVFTGSPGKFVDLADTIKGFRAICEGKYDHLPEAAFYMVGNIEEAVEKGKKLAAEAA, encoded by the coding sequence ATGGCCACACCCGCCAACCAGACCGGACGCATTACGCAAGTCATCGGCGCAGTCGTCGACGTGCAGTTCGAGGGCCATCTGCCGGCCATTCTGAACGCGATCGAAACCAAGAACGGCGGCAACCGCCTCGTGCTCGAGGTCGCCCAGCATCTCGGCGAATCCACGGTGCGTACCATCGCAATGGACACCACCGAGGGTCTGGTCCGCGGTCAGGAAGTCAGCGACACCGGCTTCCCGATCCGCGTTCCCGTCGGCGCCGGCACGCTCGGCCGCATCATGAATGTGATCGGCGAACCGGTCGATGAACAAGGCCCCGTCAAGGCCGAGGATATGCGCGCGATCCATCAGGAAGCGCCGCTGTATACCGATCAGTCCACCGAAGCCGAAATTCTCGTCACCGGCATCAAGGTCGTCGATCTGCTGGCGCCTTACGCCAAGGGCGGCAAGATCGGCCTGTTCGGCGGCGCCGGCGTCGGCAAGACCGTGCTGATTCAGGAGCTGATCAACAACGTGGCCCGGGCGCATGGCGGTTATTCGGTGTTCGCCGGCGTCGGCGAGCGCACCCGCGAAGGCAACGACCTCTATCACGAGTTCATCGAGTCCGGCGTCAACAAGAAGGGCGGCGGCGAAGGCTCCAAATGCGCGCTGGTATACGGCCAGATGAACGAGCCGCCGGGCGCCCGCGCCCGCGTCGGCCTGACCGGCCTCACGGTCGCCGAACATTTCCGCGACCAGGGCCAGGATGTGCTGTTCTTCGTCGACAACATCTTCCGCTTCACCCAAGCCGGCTCCGAAGTGTCGGCGCTGCTCGGTCGTATCCCTTCGGCGGTGGGTTATCAGCCGACGCTCGCCACCGACATGGGCGCGCTGCAGGAGCGCATCACCACCACGCACAAGGGCTCGATCACCTCGGTGCAGGCGATCTACGTGCCGGCCGACGACTTGACGGACCCGGCGCCCGCGACCTCGTTCGCGCACTTGGACGCTACCACGGTGCTGAACCGCGCGATTTCGGAAAAGGGCATCTATCCTGCGGTGGATCCGCTCGACTCCACCTCGCGCATGCTCTCGCCGCTGATCGTCGGCGAGGAGCACTACCAGACCGCGCGCATGGTCCAGCAGGTGCTGCAACGCTACAAGTCGCTGCAGGACATCATCGCCATTCTCGGCATGGACGAACTGTCCGAAGAGGACAAGATCGCCGTGGCGCGCGCGCGCAAGATCGAACGCTTCCTGTCGCAGCCGTTCTTCGTCGCTGAAGTCTTCACGGGTTCGCCCGGCAAGTTCGTCGACCTCGCCGACACCATCAAGGGTTTCCGCGCCATCTGCGAAGGCAAGTACGATCATCTCCCCGAAGCGGCCTTCTATATGGTCGGCAACATCGAAGAGGCGGTCGAAAAGGGCAAGAAGCTCGCAGCTGAGGCAGCCTAA
- a CDS encoding F0F1 ATP synthase subunit gamma: MASLKDMRVRIASTKATQKITKAMQMVAASKLRRAQTAAEAARPYAERMDAVISNIATAAAGSPGAPALLAGTGKDQVHLFLVCTGERGLSGAFNSSIVRLARDRALALMNQGKEVKFFCVGRKGYEQLRRNFEKQIVENIELRSVRQLGFVNAEDIANKVLARFDAGEFDVCTLFYSRFKSVIAQVPTAQQIIPLVVEAPAANAGPATAYEYEPEEDEILGRLLPRNLAVQVFRALLENNASFYGAQMSAMDNATRNAGDMIRKQTLIYNRTRQAMITKELIEIISGAEAI; this comes from the coding sequence ATGGCTTCACTTAAAGACATGCGGGTCCGCATCGCCTCCACCAAGGCGACGCAGAAGATCACCAAGGCCATGCAGATGGTCGCAGCCTCGAAGCTGCGCCGCGCGCAGACCGCCGCCGAGGCGGCGCGGCCCTATGCCGAAAGAATGGACGCGGTGATTTCCAATATCGCGACCGCAGCCGCGGGTTCGCCCGGCGCGCCGGCGCTGCTGGCTGGAACCGGCAAGGACCAGGTGCACCTGTTTCTGGTCTGCACCGGCGAGCGCGGCCTGTCCGGCGCCTTCAATTCGTCGATCGTGCGTCTCGCCCGCGATCGTGCCCTGGCGCTGATGAACCAGGGCAAAGAGGTCAAGTTCTTCTGCGTCGGCCGCAAGGGCTACGAGCAGCTGCGCCGCAACTTCGAGAAGCAGATCGTCGAAAACATCGAGCTGCGCTCGGTTCGTCAGCTCGGATTCGTCAACGCCGAAGATATCGCCAACAAGGTGCTGGCGCGCTTCGATGCCGGCGAGTTCGACGTCTGCACGTTGTTCTATTCGCGCTTCAAATCCGTGATTGCGCAGGTCCCGACCGCGCAGCAGATCATTCCGCTTGTGGTGGAAGCCCCGGCTGCCAATGCCGGTCCGGCGACGGCTTACGAATACGAGCCGGAGGAAGACGAGATTCTGGGCAGGCTGCTGCCGCGCAATCTCGCAGTGCAGGTCTTTCGCGCGCTCCTGGAAAACAACGCCTCGTTCTACGGCGCGCAGATGAGCGCGATGGACAACGCCACCCGTAACGCCGGCGACATGATCCGCAAGCAGACCTTGATCTACAACCGCACCCGTCAGGCGATGATTACCAAGGAGCTGATCGAGATCATCTCCGGCGCCGAGGCGATCTGA
- a CDS encoding RNA pyrophosphohydrolase, which yields MARYEDLPYRTCVGMMLINAAGLVFIGRRAGGIEHVDETHVWQMPQGGVDPGEDTWAAAKRELYEETSVRSVEKLGEVADWLIYDIPRTVAGRTWKGRYRGQRQKWYAVRFTGQDKEINVASPGGGHKAEFVSWRWEPMKNLPNLIVPFKRPVYERVVKEFSKLAGS from the coding sequence ATGGCGCGTTACGAGGACCTGCCCTATCGGACATGCGTCGGCATGATGCTGATCAACGCAGCGGGGCTGGTCTTCATCGGTCGCCGCGCCGGAGGCATCGAGCATGTCGACGAGACTCACGTCTGGCAGATGCCGCAGGGCGGCGTCGATCCCGGCGAGGATACCTGGGCGGCGGCGAAGCGCGAACTCTATGAGGAGACCAGCGTCCGCTCGGTGGAAAAGCTCGGCGAGGTTGCCGACTGGCTGATCTACGACATTCCGCGCACGGTGGCGGGGCGGACCTGGAAGGGACGCTACCGCGGCCAGCGGCAGAAATGGTACGCGGTCCGGTTTACGGGGCAGGACAAGGAGATCAACGTCGCCAGCCCCGGCGGCGGCCATAAGGCCGAGTTCGTGAGCTGGCGCTGGGAGCCGATGAAGAATCTTCCCAACCTGATCGTGCCGTTCAAGAGGCCGGTCTATGAGCGCGTGGTGAAGGAATTTTCGAAACTCGCGGGCAGCTGA
- a CDS encoding F0F1 ATP synthase subunit delta produces the protein MAAEDPSVSGVSGRYATALFELARDEKSIDAVKADLDRFEAMLADSADLKRLVRSPVFSAEAQSKALAAVLEKAGISGISSNFLKVLTANRRLFAVSDVIRAFRALVAKFKGEATADVTVAEKLSDKNLDALKAALKSVTGKDVALNVNVDPSIIGGLVVKLGSRMVDSSLRTKLNSIKHAMKEAG, from the coding sequence GTGGCTGCTGAAGATCCGTCGGTTTCGGGAGTATCCGGTCGTTATGCAACGGCCTTGTTCGAGTTGGCGCGCGATGAAAAATCCATCGACGCAGTCAAGGCCGATCTCGATCGGTTCGAGGCTATGCTGGCCGACAGCGCCGATCTGAAGCGCCTGGTCCGCAGCCCGGTGTTCTCGGCGGAGGCGCAGTCGAAGGCGCTCGCGGCCGTGCTCGAAAAGGCCGGTATTTCCGGCATTTCCTCCAATTTTCTCAAGGTCCTGACCGCCAACCGCCGGCTGTTCGCCGTCTCTGACGTGATCCGCGCGTTCCGCGCGCTGGTGGCGAAGTTCAAGGGCGAGGCCACCGCCGATGTGACGGTTGCCGAAAAGCTCAGCGACAAGAATCTCGACGCCCTCAAGGCCGCCCTGAAGTCGGTGACGGGCAAGGACGTCGCGCTCAACGTGAATGTCGATCCCTCAATCATCGGCGGCCTGGTAGTCAAGCTGGGCAGCCGCATGGTGGATAGTTCGCTTCGCACCAAACTCAATTCGATCAAGCACGCGATGAAAGAGGCAGGCTGA
- a CDS encoding RNA pyrophosphohydrolase, protein MADSKPYRPNVGIALFNAAGRVLIGRRFRDDGPEIILPGLEWQMPQGGIDADENPRDAVMRELWEETGVKSATYLGETDWLSYEFPPFPGPSTHRLAKFRGQRQKWFALRFTGSDDEIDPLTPRNGQPAEFDQWRWERLDRVADLVVPFRREVYRTVAREFANFAQ, encoded by the coding sequence ATGGCAGATAGCAAGCCCTACCGCCCCAATGTGGGGATCGCCCTGTTCAACGCGGCCGGTCGGGTTCTGATCGGCCGGCGTTTCCGGGACGACGGACCGGAGATCATCCTTCCGGGCCTGGAGTGGCAGATGCCGCAGGGCGGCATCGACGCCGATGAAAATCCCCGCGACGCGGTGATGCGTGAACTGTGGGAGGAGACCGGCGTCAAGAGCGCGACCTATCTCGGTGAAACCGATTGGCTGAGTTACGAGTTTCCGCCGTTCCCCGGACCGTCCACACACCGGCTGGCGAAATTCCGCGGCCAGCGCCAGAAATGGTTCGCGCTGCGCTTTACCGGAAGTGACGACGAGATCGATCCGCTGACACCGCGCAACGGCCAGCCGGCGGAATTCGATCAGTGGCGCTGGGAACGGCTCGATCGGGTCGCCGATCTCGTGGTGCCGTTCAGGCGCGAGGTGTACCGGACGGTGGCGCGGGAATTTGCGAATTTCGCGCAGTGA
- a CDS encoding divergent polysaccharide deacetylase family protein has protein sequence MADTADDLSAPLGQDSVRRERRFRLPFTGIQVLAVLLGLFLLAFAGFAIFGDNPLGGEPVARIAIRQTAPSGEKPVTAVPGDHAGSAKSAPQQAAPGEHKTVTIIDGSSGKRQDVVIGAGDAADKAEASAAPAMMAAVDQRLLEKSRYGMIPVVADGLKPFTAYAAEADRAKAAKMPIVAIVVAGLGVGAAKTTDAIMKLPPAVTLAFTPYGSDPSKLAERARAQRHEILLQVPMEPFDYPDNDPGPQTLLTTLAPEQNIDRMYWHMSRFQGYAGIANFMGARFVATDAVMQPIIREAAKRGLGYFDDGSPRSTAPTLAAAQAMPFAKADFTIDAVPTAVEIDRTLAKLESLAKQRGTAIGVASALPISIERLGVWIRALDSRGIMLVPLTTAMLKSKSG, from the coding sequence ATGGCAGATACGGCCGACGATCTGAGCGCGCCGCTCGGACAGGATTCGGTGCGCCGGGAGCGCCGTTTTCGGCTTCCGTTTACCGGTATCCAGGTGTTGGCCGTTCTGCTCGGTCTGTTTCTGCTCGCTTTTGCCGGCTTCGCCATTTTCGGTGACAATCCGCTGGGCGGCGAGCCCGTCGCGCGCATCGCGATCCGACAGACCGCGCCGTCGGGCGAAAAACCCGTTACGGCGGTGCCGGGCGATCATGCGGGTAGCGCCAAGTCCGCGCCCCAGCAGGCCGCGCCGGGCGAACACAAGACCGTAACCATCATCGACGGCTCCAGCGGCAAGCGCCAGGACGTCGTGATCGGGGCCGGCGACGCCGCCGACAAGGCCGAGGCGAGCGCCGCGCCCGCCATGATGGCAGCCGTCGATCAGCGACTGCTGGAAAAATCGCGCTATGGCATGATCCCGGTGGTGGCAGACGGACTAAAGCCCTTCACGGCCTACGCCGCCGAAGCCGACCGCGCCAAGGCGGCCAAAATGCCGATAGTGGCGATCGTCGTCGCGGGCCTTGGAGTCGGCGCAGCCAAGACCACCGACGCCATCATGAAGCTGCCGCCCGCGGTGACGCTGGCGTTTACGCCCTACGGCTCCGATCCCTCCAAACTGGCCGAACGGGCGCGCGCGCAGCGCCATGAAATTCTGCTGCAGGTGCCGATGGAGCCGTTCGACTATCCCGACAACGACCCCGGCCCGCAAACCTTGCTGACGACGCTGGCGCCCGAACAGAACATCGACCGGATGTACTGGCATATGAGCCGGTTTCAGGGCTATGCCGGCATCGCCAATTTTATGGGCGCCCGCTTCGTGGCCACCGACGCCGTGATGCAGCCCATCATCCGCGAGGCCGCCAAGCGCGGGCTCGGCTATTTCGACGATGGTTCGCCGCGCAGCACCGCCCCCACCCTGGCGGCTGCCCAGGCGATGCCCTTCGCCAAGGCCGATTTCACCATCGACGCGGTGCCAACCGCTGTGGAGATCGACCGTACCCTGGCCAAGCTCGAGAGCCTGGCGAAGCAACGCGGAACCGCGATCGGGGTCGCCTCGGCGCTGCCGATTTCGATCGAGCGGCTCGGCGTCTGGATCAGGGCGCTCGATAGCCGTGGCATCATGCTTGTGCCATTGACAACCGCGATGCTGAAATCAAAATCGGGCTGA
- a CDS encoding septal ring lytic transglycosylase RlpA family protein, producing MLTSKNPTLGNVTQSRTAIALLAATLLVGGSVTEASAKSRNHHRHHHSHHAAKTTDVSSKASWRDANAAIAPSSGSGRSFTGIASFYGNESGSKTASGQRFNENAMTAAHRTLPFGTKLRVTHGGRSVVVTINDRGPFIKGRVLDLSTGAARAVGLTNAGVGRVTAEVI from the coding sequence ATGCTGACTTCTAAGAACCCGACGCTGGGAAATGTAACCCAGTCGCGTACGGCGATCGCACTCCTCGCCGCAACTCTCCTGGTCGGTGGCAGCGTCACCGAAGCTTCCGCAAAATCCAGGAACCATCATCGTCATCACCACTCCCACCACGCGGCCAAGACCACCGACGTTTCGTCCAAGGCTTCCTGGCGCGACGCCAACGCCGCGATCGCTCCGTCGTCCGGTTCCGGGCGCAGCTTCACCGGGATCGCGTCGTTCTATGGCAACGAGTCCGGCAGCAAGACCGCGTCCGGCCAGCGTTTCAATGAGAACGCCATGACCGCGGCCCACCGCACCCTGCCGTTCGGCACCAAGCTCCGGGTGACTCATGGCGGCCGCAGCGTCGTCGTCACCATCAACGATCGCGGCCCGTTCATTAAGGGGCGCGTGCTCGACCTTTCGACCGGCGCCGCCCGCGCGGTCGGCCTGACCAACGCCGGCGTCGGCCGGGTCACCGCCGAGGTCATCTAA
- the atpA gene encoding F0F1 ATP synthase subunit alpha: MDIRAAEISAILKDQIKNFGQEAEVSEVGQVLSVGDGIARVYGLDNVQAGEMVEFENGTRGMALNLETDNVGIVIFGADREIKEGQTVKRTRAIVDTPVGKGLLGRVVDALGNPIDGKGPIQADKRMRVDVKAPGIIPRKSVNEPMATGLKAIDALIPVGRGQRELIIGDRQTGKTAIALDTILNQKPLNSQPDEKIKLYCVYVAIGQKRSTVAQFVKVLEEQGALEYSIVVAATASDPAPMQYIAPFTGCTMGEYFRDNGMHAVIIYDDLSKQAVAYRQMSLLLRRPPGREAYPGDVFYLHSRLLERAAKLNDEQGSGSLTALPVIETQANDVSAYIPTNVISITDGQIFLETDLFFQGIRPAVNVGLSVSRVGSSAQTKAMKKVAGKIKGELAQYREMAAFAQFGSDLDASTQRLLNRGSRLTELLKQPQFSPLKMEEQVVVIYAGVNGYLDPLPVSKVRAFEDGLLSLLRGKNVDILNTIRDSRDLSDDTAAKLKAVVEGYAKTFA, encoded by the coding sequence ATGGACATCCGCGCCGCGGAAATTTCCGCGATCCTGAAGGACCAGATCAAGAATTTCGGCCAGGAGGCTGAAGTTTCCGAAGTCGGACAGGTGTTGTCCGTTGGCGACGGTATTGCCCGCGTCTACGGCCTCGACAACGTCCAGGCCGGCGAAATGGTCGAATTCGAAAATGGCACCCGCGGCATGGCGCTGAATCTCGAAACCGACAACGTCGGTATCGTGATCTTCGGCGCCGACCGCGAGATCAAGGAAGGCCAGACCGTCAAGCGCACCCGCGCCATCGTCGACACCCCGGTCGGCAAGGGCCTGCTCGGCCGCGTGGTCGATGCGCTCGGCAATCCGATCGACGGCAAGGGCCCGATCCAGGCCGACAAGCGCATGCGCGTCGACGTCAAGGCGCCCGGCATCATTCCGCGCAAATCGGTCAACGAGCCGATGGCCACCGGCCTGAAAGCGATCGATGCGCTGATCCCGGTCGGCCGCGGCCAGCGCGAGCTGATCATCGGCGACCGCCAGACCGGCAAGACCGCGATCGCGCTCGACACCATTTTGAACCAGAAGCCGCTCAACTCGCAGCCCGACGAGAAGATCAAGCTGTATTGCGTCTATGTCGCGATCGGCCAGAAGCGCTCCACCGTCGCGCAGTTCGTCAAGGTGCTCGAAGAGCAGGGCGCGCTGGAATATTCGATCGTGGTTGCCGCCACCGCGTCCGATCCGGCGCCGATGCAGTACATCGCGCCGTTCACTGGCTGCACCATGGGCGAATACTTCCGCGACAACGGCATGCACGCCGTCATCATCTATGACGACTTGTCGAAGCAGGCCGTCGCCTATCGCCAGATGTCGCTGCTGCTGCGCCGCCCGCCGGGTCGCGAAGCCTACCCGGGCGACGTGTTCTATCTGCATTCCCGCCTGCTCGAGCGCGCGGCCAAGCTGAACGACGAGCAGGGCTCCGGCTCGCTGACGGCGCTGCCGGTCATCGAAACCCAGGCCAACGACGTGTCGGCCTACATCCCGACCAACGTCATTTCGATCACCGACGGCCAGATCTTCCTCGAGACCGACCTGTTCTTCCAGGGCATCCGCCCGGCGGTGAACGTCGGTCTGTCGGTGTCGCGCGTCGGATCGTCGGCGCAGACCAAGGCGATGAAGAAGGTCGCCGGCAAGATCAAGGGCGAGCTCGCGCAGTACCGCGAAATGGCGGCGTTCGCCCAGTTCGGAAGCGACCTCGATGCCTCGACGCAGCGCCTGCTCAACCGGGGTTCGCGCCTGACCGAACTCCTGAAGCAGCCGCAGTTCTCGCCGCTGAAGATGGAAGAGCAGGTCGTGGTGATCTATGCCGGCGTCAACGGCTACCTCGATCCGCTTCCGGTTTCCAAGGTGCGCGCGTTCGAGGATGGCCTGCTGTCGCTGCTGCGCGGCAAGAACGTCGATATCCTCAACACCATCCGCGATAGCCGTGACCTTAGCGACGATACTGCCGCCAAGCTCAAGGCGGTGGTCGAGGGTTACGCCAAGACCTTTGCTTGA